One stretch of Filifactor alocis ATCC 35896 DNA includes these proteins:
- the dnaN gene encoding DNA polymerase III subunit beta — translation MKFTVNQREFSDALAIASKAIISKTPLDILKGFYLEAYENELTITGNNLEIGIRTSIDAAVETEGKSVIDAKILSDIIRKLPNEEVTVSIKDGNVLLQCQKLKFTIKEMLDNGFPTVDELEEAVYQNIHPAILEEMIKKTHFAVTTDETKPVFMGELVELEDNQMNVIALDGFRLAYKKCELKSSVGSRSMIIPGKTMVEIMRLCQTMEEDVKIGIEDRHASFLFGRTLVNTQLIQGEFSKYEEIIPKEFSTKIKVNRQKFIDALDRATLVSKNYLVKLRIQNDELLITAHDNEVGNLEEILDVELEGKNLEIAFNIRFFLDSLKVMEDEYIYMNFNTNVSPCIIKPEFETDYTYLVLPVRI, via the coding sequence ATGAAATTTACCGTAAACCAAAGAGAGTTTTCTGATGCACTGGCAATTGCATCAAAAGCAATTATTAGTAAAACTCCTCTTGATATTTTAAAAGGATTTTATTTAGAAGCGTATGAAAATGAATTGACTATCACAGGAAACAATTTGGAGATTGGAATTAGAACCTCCATTGATGCTGCTGTTGAAACAGAAGGAAAATCAGTTATTGATGCGAAAATTCTGTCAGATATTATTCGAAAATTACCTAATGAAGAAGTGACTGTTTCTATCAAAGACGGAAATGTTTTGTTACAATGTCAAAAACTGAAATTTACCATCAAAGAGATGTTGGATAACGGTTTTCCGACAGTTGACGAGTTGGAAGAGGCAGTTTATCAAAATATTCATCCTGCGATTTTGGAAGAGATGATTAAGAAAACACATTTTGCTGTTACAACAGATGAAACAAAACCTGTTTTTATGGGAGAGTTGGTAGAACTGGAAGATAATCAAATGAATGTGATTGCATTGGACGGATTCCGTTTGGCATACAAAAAATGTGAACTGAAATCTTCTGTCGGTTCACGAAGTATGATTATTCCGGGAAAAACAATGGTTGAAATTATGAGACTTTGTCAAACGATGGAAGAAGATGTGAAAATCGGAATCGAAGACAGACATGCCAGTTTCTTATTCGGAAGAACTCTTGTAAATACACAGTTGATTCAAGGGGAATTTTCAAAATACGAAGAAATTATTCCGAAAGAATTTTCTACTAAAATTAAAGTAAACCGTCAAAAATTTATTGATGCATTGGATCGTGCTACCCTGGTTTCTAAGAATTATTTGGTAAAACTTCGTATCCAAAATGATGAGCTTCTTATTACCGCACATGACAATGAAGTCGGAAATTTGGAAGAAATTTTGGATGTGGAATTAGAAGGAAAAAATTTGGAAATTGCATTTAATATCCGATTTTTCTTAGATTCTTTGAAAGTAATGGAAGATGAATACATTTACATGAACTTCAATACGAATGTGAGTCCTTGTATTATTAAACCGGAATTCGAAACAGACTATACTTACTTGGTATTACCGGTTCGTATTTAA
- a CDS encoding D-2-hydroxyacid dehydrogenase: protein MKCLITELVHPSGVDILKQHYDVTLAYGKSLDEVKAMVKDYEILIVRSDTPVQKDMIDAGVKLKAIGMAGIGLNHIDTKYAEEKGIKVFNVKDGSIDSVAELALTLMLTVMRKVNPANNAVKQGKWDKMGFTGNLLTEKTVGILAVGRIGSRVAQLCQGFGCNVIGYDPYLPQEVADKIGVKLMSLDEVLKTADILSIHMPLTPETKHMIGKKQLDMMKEGSFLFNLGRGGLVDEDALYDALKSGHLAGAGLDVVEVEPPAPDHKLFELDNCIITCHIGAGSYEAQEKIAKSLANQIIEYLSK from the coding sequence ATGAAATGTTTAATTACTGAATTAGTACATCCATCAGGAGTGGATATTCTAAAACAACATTATGATGTAACTTTGGCTTACGGAAAAAGCTTAGATGAAGTAAAAGCGATGGTAAAGGATTATGAAATCTTAATCGTTCGTTCTGATACACCGGTTCAAAAAGATATGATTGATGCCGGAGTAAAATTAAAAGCAATCGGAATGGCAGGAATCGGTCTTAACCATATTGATACAAAATATGCAGAAGAAAAAGGTATCAAAGTATTCAATGTAAAAGATGGAAGTATTGATTCCGTTGCAGAATTGGCATTGACATTGATGCTTACCGTTATGAGAAAAGTAAACCCTGCAAACAATGCGGTAAAACAAGGTAAATGGGATAAAATGGGATTCACAGGAAACCTACTGACAGAAAAAACAGTTGGTATCTTAGCTGTCGGAAGAATCGGAAGTCGTGTTGCACAACTTTGTCAAGGATTCGGATGTAATGTAATCGGATATGACCCATATCTTCCGCAAGAAGTAGCTGATAAAATCGGTGTGAAATTGATGAGCTTGGACGAAGTGTTAAAGACAGCTGATATTTTATCTATTCATATGCCTTTGACACCTGAAACAAAACACATGATTGGCAAAAAACAATTGGATATGATGAAAGAAGGAAGTTTCTTATTCAACCTTGGAAGAGGTGGACTTGTGGATGAAGATGCACTATATGATGCATTAAAATCAGGACACCTTGCAGGAGCAGGACTTGATGTTGTGGAAGTAGAACCACCTGCACCTGATCATAAATTATTTGAATTAGATAATTGCATCATTACTTGCCATATCGGAGCAGGTTCTTATGAAGCTCAAGAAAAAATTGCAAAATCTTTAGCAAATCAAATTATTGAATATTTATCAAAATAA
- a CDS encoding ABC transporter permease: MILYKKLKRDLIGKKESNFAVIVLIAIGITVFSAFDMLGANLVDAQQSFYRSCNFADGFIDIQSIPYQKIKSLKQIEGIFQIEGHIAETFRMNFSRSRDDIYIRLMSYDDSVNQVNQFLLQDGTYPKTGKNEILLDSNFAEYNHLSVGDTIYVVYNGTENPFTVSGTGASPEFIYALKDVRDIVPDYSTYGIGITSLRTMEKMTSLNQSYNNIVFTLKEGYEFTDVSEVLKSLLKHYSVSSIISREHQTSHTVVDDEIKECNTTSRILPSLFLLISSMIQIMMLERLVQSQRTQIGIMKAFGYSERQIQFHYIMFAVILGIVGSVLGILLSVPILYSFVDMYGNFFNFPYISKALSMQVFGISLLTGTLFSVFAGYLGAKKILSLSPLDAFKAEEPHYVQKKTFLDSFTFLFHTFGKMSLRNISRNRKRSFFILIGITLSFALTSVMFMMYSLWNTVITDKYSYNEIYTGKMEFQRVVNKSDAMLELKKRQEVSEIESLLEVPVSFQYKNHIKEVNIIGVEQHSDLYHIVDVHNHEVPIQNEEVFLSHKLAEVLQVQVGDMVYVESSFMKKRKKVPVQVTKIIPQSVGVNAYMSQNTLEKLLNQKNIATSLIFHASQESVEQLRKDYDESNIVSNVVHTGVRKQKMLDFMAHFQFMMYTFSSLGVIMCFIVIYNSYIISIAERNRELSSLLVLGMSRKEVAQIIALEQQIIAFFGVLFGLPLTKVLLKYVSVALSDDNFSIPTTIIPSKFAISLLCIVVSMVLAQYSGRKKINELVIVEVLKERE, translated from the coding sequence ATGATTCTATACAAAAAATTAAAAAGAGATTTGATAGGGAAAAAAGAATCCAATTTTGCGGTAATTGTCTTAATTGCGATCGGTATTACCGTTTTTTCCGCATTCGATATGCTCGGTGCCAATTTGGTCGATGCACAACAGAGTTTCTATCGTTCCTGTAACTTTGCAGACGGATTTATTGACATCCAATCCATTCCTTATCAAAAAATCAAATCTTTGAAACAAATTGAAGGAATTTTTCAAATTGAAGGGCATATTGCAGAAACGTTTCGTATGAATTTTTCGCGTAGTCGCGATGATATTTATATCAGGTTGATGTCCTATGACGATTCGGTCAATCAGGTCAATCAGTTTTTATTACAAGACGGCACATACCCTAAAACCGGAAAAAATGAGATTCTGCTTGACAGTAACTTTGCAGAATACAACCATTTGTCTGTCGGTGATACCATCTACGTCGTGTACAACGGAACGGAAAATCCGTTCACTGTCAGCGGAACAGGTGCAAGTCCGGAATTTATTTATGCACTGAAAGATGTTCGAGATATTGTTCCTGATTACAGTACCTACGGAATCGGAATTACATCATTGAGAACGATGGAAAAAATGACATCTCTCAATCAATCATACAACAATATCGTGTTTACCTTGAAAGAAGGATATGAATTTACCGATGTATCCGAAGTCCTCAAGAGTTTATTGAAACATTATTCTGTATCTTCCATTATCTCAAGGGAACATCAAACAAGTCACACTGTTGTAGATGATGAAATTAAAGAGTGTAATACAACAAGCCGTATTTTGCCGTCTCTGTTTCTTTTGATTTCTTCCATGATTCAGATTATGATGCTGGAACGGTTGGTACAGTCCCAACGAACACAAATCGGTATTATGAAAGCATTCGGTTATTCAGAACGACAAATCCAATTTCATTACATCATGTTTGCTGTGATCCTTGGAATTGTCGGATCTGTACTCGGAATTTTGCTTTCCGTTCCCATCCTGTATTCTTTCGTGGATATGTATGGTAATTTTTTTAATTTTCCGTACATTTCAAAAGCATTATCAATGCAGGTTTTTGGTATCAGTCTCTTGACAGGAACTCTTTTTTCCGTTTTTGCAGGGTACCTCGGAGCAAAAAAAATTTTATCGCTCTCTCCCTTAGATGCATTCAAGGCGGAAGAGCCGCATTATGTTCAAAAAAAGACCTTTTTAGATTCTTTTACCTTTTTGTTTCATACATTCGGTAAGATGTCGCTTCGCAATATCTCTCGTAACAGAAAGCGCAGTTTTTTTATTCTTATCGGAATTACACTCTCTTTTGCACTGACTTCAGTGATGTTTATGATGTACAGCCTATGGAATACCGTCATTACGGATAAATATAGCTACAATGAAATCTATACCGGAAAAATGGAGTTTCAGCGTGTTGTAAACAAATCGGATGCGATGTTGGAACTAAAAAAGAGACAGGAAGTTTCGGAGATTGAATCGTTGTTGGAAGTTCCTGTATCGTTTCAATATAAAAATCATATCAAAGAGGTAAATATTATCGGTGTGGAACAACATTCCGATTTGTATCATATTGTAGATGTTCACAACCATGAAGTTCCGATACAGAACGAAGAAGTCTTTCTTTCACACAAGCTTGCAGAAGTCTTGCAGGTGCAAGTAGGAGATATGGTATATGTGGAAAGCTCTTTCATGAAAAAGAGAAAAAAAGTTCCGGTACAAGTGACAAAAATCATTCCGCAAAGTGTTGGAGTCAACGCCTATATGAGTCAAAATACATTGGAAAAGTTGCTGAATCAAAAAAATATTGCAACCTCGCTTATTTTTCATGCAAGCCAAGAATCTGTGGAACAACTCAGAAAAGATTATGATGAGAGCAATATTGTATCGAATGTTGTTCACACCGGTGTCAGAAAACAAAAAATGTTGGATTTTATGGCTCATTTTCAATTTATGATGTATACCTTTTCCAGTCTTGGAGTGATTATGTGTTTCATCGTTATCTACAATTCCTACATTATCAGTATTGCCGAAAGAAATCGAGAACTGTCATCCCTTCTTGTGCTTGGTATGAGTCGTAAGGAAGTTGCTCAAATCATTGCATTGGAACAGCAAATCATTGCATTCTTCGGGGTGCTTTTCGGACTTCCGTTGACAAAGGTGTTGTTGAAGTATGTTTCCGT
- a CDS encoding ABC transporter ATP-binding protein, producing MKNVLISANNIYKTYSLDSIEVHALSNVSFEIYDGEFLVILGPSGSGKSTMLNIIGGMDTLTKGTLFFEDTAIHDANEKYLTVYRRENIGFVFQFYNLMSNLTALENVELSAEIAKNPFSAKEMLRSVGLEDRLYHFPMQLSGGEQQRVALARALCKNPKLLLCDEPTGALDSKTSVEILKVLKSFHTDYGKTVIIITHNAAIADMADRVFFIKDGTITHIQENPSPIPVEQLVF from the coding sequence ATGAAAAATGTATTGATTAGCGCAAACAACATCTATAAAACATATTCGTTGGACTCAATAGAGGTTCATGCTCTGTCAAATGTCAGTTTTGAAATATATGACGGAGAGTTTTTGGTTATTTTAGGTCCTTCCGGTTCAGGAAAAAGTACCATGCTGAATATCATCGGAGGAATGGACACTTTGACGAAGGGAACTCTTTTCTTTGAAGATACTGCAATACACGATGCCAATGAAAAATATTTGACCGTCTATCGAAGAGAAAATATCGGATTTGTATTTCAATTCTACAATTTGATGTCCAATTTAACCGCACTGGAAAATGTGGAATTGAGCGCAGAAATTGCCAAAAATCCGTTTTCTGCAAAAGAAATGTTGCGTTCCGTAGGTTTGGAAGATAGACTCTATCATTTTCCGATGCAGTTGTCCGGTGGAGAACAGCAACGCGTCGCGCTTGCGCGTGCATTATGCAAAAATCCGAAACTTCTGCTGTGTGATGAACCTACCGGAGCGTTGGATTCCAAAACCAGCGTTGAAATACTGAAGGTTTTGAAATCGTTTCACACCGATTATGGCAAAACGGTGATTATTATCACGCACAATGCCGCCATTGCGGATATGGCGGACCGTGTATTTTTTATTAAAGACGGCACCATCACCCACATCCAAGAAAACCCTTCTCCGATTCCCGTCGAACAGTTGGTGTTCTAA
- a CDS encoding acyl-CoA dehydratase activase-related protein, with translation MLFHLGLDVGSTTVKLVLMDDTGEVLYEVYRRHKSDVVETVKNILKEVYDKFGNLDITIAVTGSGGMFVEKYFGIHFVQEVIAGTKAIREYIPETDVAIELGGEDSKITYLSGNIEQRMNSICAGGTGAFIDQMASLMELDAGTLNERAKNYHKIYPIASRCGVFAKTDIQALMNQGASKEDISASVFQSVVNQTISNLACGRPIKGNIALLGGPLHFLSELRVRFEETIGQDKNTFIVPDNSQLYVALGACLASKFCEKTTFFELMKKINGEILLEIDESQTLDPLFTSQEEIDSFRDSHKDVKVQKNSIETYRGPCYLGIDAGSTTSKLVLLDDDSKILYSHYSNNNGNPLEIAIEVLKDIYDKLPEGAWIASSGITGYGEDFLRAAIGIDVGEVETIAHYTAAKYFEPDVDFILDIGGQDMKAMHITDGIIDSIQLNEACSSGCGSFIETFAKSLGMTVEDFQNAALRAERPVDLGSRCTVFMNSKVKQAQKEGASSKDIAAGLCYSVIKNALQKVIKLRDPSKLGNKVVVQGGTFYGDGILRAFEKISGKKAIRPSISGLMGAFGMALIAKKRQNETSTLFTLEQLKHFSYKQKNARCGLCPNNCALTINIFSDGSRYVTGNRCERGAGVKKQTKTLPNLYDYKYKRVFDYEPLPIELAPMGRVGLPRVLNMYENYPFWFRFFTDLGFSVVLSEDTTRKTYEKGIASITSETCCYPAKIVHGHIESLVEQGVDLIFYPSVFYEKKEYEKSQNHLNCPVVAGYPEVIKNNVDSIEEKGIEYLNPFLSFDSRKGMTKRLFEVFGKKGISKERIKTAVSSAYEELERYREDVAKEGRRALEYIEENNTKAIVLAGRPYHIDPEINHGIPGLITSLGYAVISEDSLVKNYDISQELRVLDQWVYHSRLYRAAEFVGKRKDLEMVQLNSFGCGLDAVTTDQVNEILNANGKIYTVIKIDEVSNLGAIKIRLRSLMQALEDRKFVPKEEYLLDNCHVPFTKEMKRDYTILCPQMAKDHFEILEGALKSEGYQIEFLPNVNSQVIEEGLKYVNNDACYPSIIVVGQMMDAISSGKYNVNKLALLMTQTGGACRASNYVGFIRRALKDRGLEQIPVIAISAQGIEKNPGFKISLDLLKKGLGGILLGDLLMRLRNAVKPYEKKEGETDRLKSYYIEKSKKFITNPDIIHYKKLVNEIVDAFEKIEVYDKKLIKVGIVGEILVKYLPEANNNLQDILEEEGCEVVMPDLTDFLMYCLRNSVHKGEFFSKSKMSAMYGQLGVDLIEHLRKPIRKRLKESRFHEPEYIENLEKMAKPIVSLGNQYGEGWLLTSEMIELIQQGVSSIVCIQPFGCLPNHITGKGVIKRIRKDYPNVTITPIDYDPGASEVNQINRIKLMLSSVKENCMDE, from the coding sequence ATGTTATTTCATTTGGGCTTAGATGTAGGATCAACAACAGTAAAACTAGTCTTAATGGATGATACCGGAGAAGTACTATATGAAGTATACAGAAGACACAAGTCTGATGTCGTTGAAACAGTTAAGAATATCTTGAAAGAGGTATATGATAAATTCGGTAATTTGGATATCACGATTGCCGTTACGGGCAGCGGAGGTATGTTTGTCGAAAAATATTTCGGGATACACTTTGTGCAGGAGGTTATTGCAGGAACAAAGGCGATAAGAGAATATATTCCCGAAACGGATGTTGCGATTGAGCTTGGGGGAGAAGATTCAAAAATAACTTATTTGTCGGGAAATATCGAACAGAGAATGAATTCAATCTGTGCGGGAGGAACCGGCGCTTTTATCGATCAGATGGCTTCTTTGATGGAATTGGATGCCGGAACATTGAATGAAAGAGCAAAGAACTATCATAAGATTTATCCGATTGCTTCCAGATGTGGGGTGTTTGCAAAGACAGATATTCAAGCTCTTATGAACCAAGGAGCATCGAAGGAGGACATTTCAGCCTCTGTTTTTCAATCTGTTGTGAATCAGACAATTTCTAATTTGGCATGCGGAAGACCGATAAAAGGAAACATTGCGTTGCTTGGAGGTCCTCTTCATTTTTTAAGCGAGTTAAGAGTGAGATTTGAAGAGACAATCGGACAGGATAAAAACACTTTTATTGTTCCGGATAATTCACAGCTTTATGTGGCTTTAGGCGCTTGTTTGGCATCAAAATTCTGTGAAAAGACAACTTTTTTTGAATTGATGAAAAAGATAAACGGAGAAATCCTGTTGGAGATAGATGAAAGTCAAACATTAGATCCTCTCTTTACTTCACAGGAAGAAATAGACTCTTTCAGAGATAGTCATAAGGATGTGAAAGTTCAAAAGAACAGTATTGAGACTTATCGTGGTCCCTGTTATTTGGGAATTGATGCCGGATCGACAACTTCAAAATTAGTGTTGTTGGATGATGATTCCAAGATTCTGTATTCTCACTATTCAAATAATAACGGTAATCCGCTTGAGATAGCGATTGAAGTTCTGAAGGATATTTATGATAAGTTGCCGGAAGGTGCTTGGATTGCATCATCCGGTATCACAGGCTATGGGGAAGATTTTTTAAGAGCGGCGATAGGGATTGATGTCGGTGAAGTTGAAACGATTGCCCACTATACAGCAGCAAAATATTTTGAACCGGATGTCGATTTTATTTTGGATATCGGCGGACAAGATATGAAGGCGATGCACATTACGGATGGAATCATCGACTCCATTCAGTTGAATGAAGCGTGTTCTTCCGGTTGCGGTTCTTTTATTGAAACATTTGCCAAGTCTCTAGGTATGACGGTTGAAGATTTTCAAAATGCTGCACTGCGAGCAGAAAGACCGGTTGATTTGGGTTCAAGATGTACGGTTTTTATGAATTCTAAGGTGAAGCAGGCACAAAAAGAGGGAGCAAGTTCGAAAGATATTGCTGCAGGATTGTGTTATTCCGTCATCAAAAATGCTCTTCAAAAGGTCATTAAGTTGAGAGATCCAAGTAAACTGGGCAACAAGGTAGTTGTTCAAGGAGGTACTTTTTACGGTGACGGAATTCTAAGAGCTTTTGAAAAAATTTCCGGCAAAAAAGCGATAAGACCTTCCATATCCGGTCTTATGGGTGCTTTCGGTATGGCTTTGATTGCAAAGAAGAGACAGAATGAAACATCGACCTTATTTACTTTGGAGCAGTTGAAGCATTTTTCTTACAAGCAAAAGAATGCAAGATGTGGGCTTTGCCCTAACAATTGTGCCTTAACCATTAATATTTTTTCTGACGGTTCCAGATATGTAACCGGAAATAGATGTGAGAGAGGCGCAGGAGTGAAAAAGCAGACCAAGACATTACCTAACCTCTATGATTACAAATATAAGAGGGTGTTCGATTATGAGCCTCTTCCAATTGAACTTGCACCGATGGGAAGAGTCGGATTGCCGAGAGTTTTGAATATGTATGAAAACTATCCCTTCTGGTTCCGATTTTTTACAGACTTAGGTTTCTCGGTTGTCTTATCTGAAGATACGACAAGAAAGACTTATGAAAAAGGAATCGCATCCATCACTTCGGAAACGTGTTGTTATCCTGCAAAAATAGTTCATGGGCATATTGAATCTTTGGTAGAACAGGGTGTGGACCTTATTTTTTATCCTTCTGTTTTTTATGAGAAGAAGGAGTATGAAAAAAGTCAAAACCATCTGAATTGTCCTGTTGTAGCAGGATATCCGGAAGTGATTAAAAACAATGTGGATTCTATAGAAGAAAAAGGAATTGAATATCTGAATCCGTTTCTTTCTTTTGACTCACGAAAGGGAATGACAAAAAGATTGTTTGAAGTGTTCGGAAAGAAAGGAATCAGCAAAGAGAGAATTAAAACAGCAGTCTCTTCCGCTTATGAAGAACTCGAAAGATACCGAGAGGATGTAGCAAAAGAAGGAAGACGAGCTTTGGAATATATTGAAGAAAACAATACAAAGGCGATTGTCTTGGCAGGGAGACCTTACCATATCGACCCTGAGATTAATCACGGAATACCCGGTTTGATTACTTCACTCGGTTATGCGGTGATTTCAGAGGATTCTCTTGTAAAAAACTATGATATTTCACAAGAGCTTAGAGTTTTGGACCAATGGGTTTATCACTCAAGACTCTATCGGGCGGCGGAATTTGTCGGAAAGAGAAAAGACCTTGAAATGGTACAGTTAAATTCCTTTGGGTGCGGACTGGATGCGGTAACGACAGATCAGGTCAATGAAATCCTAAATGCCAACGGAAAAATATATACCGTGATTAAAATCGATGAGGTTTCGAATTTAGGTGCAATCAAAATCAGACTGAGATCATTGATGCAGGCGTTGGAAGATAGGAAGTTTGTTCCGAAAGAAGAATATCTTTTGGATAACTGTCATGTACCGTTTACCAAAGAAATGAAACGTGATTACACCATACTTTGTCCACAGATGGCAAAAGATCATTTTGAAATTTTAGAGGGAGCGTTGAAAAGCGAAGGATATCAAATCGAGTTTTTGCCGAATGTCAATTCACAGGTAATAGAAGAGGGATTGAAGTATGTCAACAATGATGCTTGTTACCCTTCCATTATTGTAGTTGGTCAAATGATGGATGCAATCTCTTCCGGAAAGTACAATGTCAACAAATTAGCTCTTCTTATGACTCAAACAGGAGGAGCCTGCAGAGCTTCCAACTATGTCGGTTTCATCAGAAGAGCATTGAAAGACAGAGGTCTGGAGCAGATACCTGTCATTGCAATTTCAGCACAGGGAATCGAAAAAAATCCTGGCTTTAAGATTTCGTTAGATTTGTTGAAAAAAGGACTCGGTGGGATTCTTCTTGGAGACCTGTTGATGAGATTGAGAAATGCCGTGAAACCTTATGAAAAAAAAGAAGGTGAAACAGACCGATTAAAATCTTACTATATTGAAAAATCTAAAAAATTTATTACAAATCCTGACATCATTCACTATAAGAAACTTGTGAATGAAATCGTTGATGCATTTGAAAAAATTGAGGTTTACGATAAAAAGTTAATTAAAGTTGGAATCGTCGGAGAAATACTTGTCAAATATTTGCCGGAGGCCAATAACAATTTACAAGATATCCTGGAAGAAGAAGGATGTGAGGTTGTTATGCCTGACTTGACCGATTTTCTGATGTATTGTCTGAGAAATTCTGTTCATAAGGGCGAGTTTTTCTCAAAATCCAAGATGTCGGCGATGTACGGACAGTTGGGAGTAGACCTAATCGAACATCTTAGAAAACCGATCAGAAAAAGATTGAAAGAGTCACGTTTTCATGAACCTGAGTACATTGAAAACTTGGAAAAAATGGCAAAACCTATTGTATCGCTCGGAAATCAATACGGAGAAGGTTGGCTATTGACATCGGAGATGATAGAGCTGATTCAACAAGGAGTGAGCAGTATTGTCTGTATCCAACCTTTCGGTTGTCTTCCAAACCATATTACCGGCAAGGGAGTTATCAAAAGAATCAGAAAAGATTATCCGAATGTTACCATCACCCCGATAGATTATGATCCGGGAGCTTCCGAGGTCAACCAAATCAACAGAATCAAATTGATGTTATCAAGTGTAAAAGAGAACTGTATGGATGAGTGA
- a CDS encoding copper amine oxidase N-terminal domain-containing protein, producing the protein MRNYKRIFVMFGMTVLLFSGVCNASSVEYRLMVDGKQIKTDVEPQLIRNSTYVPVRFFGNGVGASVQFNKPNITIHKGDTTVTCAIGSSVYTRNGEKFSTKEKPYLFQNRVFVPLRIVGELLHCEVNSSVKYSMTDEDKTIHHLELRQTTGKDVTVTAKNLEKEIKVSPDGNWGILTDKIEDTKNNNVYAFYIKNMKTQEIKQVYSSNVFATEDAEWMKDNTVLFGGIDNTNEDYARVLMMYNPKKDKIQELFPASRYRYSMKKHKIIYTHQTENERMRLELGTPYLYDVATKKKTKITPEQYEKWDEEYWQEKSVASNSKK; encoded by the coding sequence ATGAGGAATTACAAAAGGATTTTTGTGATGTTTGGAATGACGGTACTGTTGTTTTCAGGTGTTTGTAATGCAAGTTCGGTAGAATACCGGCTTATGGTAGACGGAAAACAGATTAAAACGGATGTAGAGCCTCAATTGATTCGAAATTCTACCTATGTTCCAGTCCGTTTTTTTGGGAACGGTGTGGGTGCAAGTGTTCAATTTAATAAGCCGAATATCACCATTCACAAAGGAGATACTACGGTTACCTGTGCGATAGGCAGCAGTGTCTATACAAGGAACGGAGAAAAATTTTCTACAAAAGAGAAACCTTACCTTTTTCAAAATCGAGTGTTTGTTCCTCTTCGTATCGTAGGAGAATTACTTCATTGTGAAGTGAACAGTTCTGTAAAATACAGTATGACAGACGAAGATAAAACCATTCATCATTTGGAGCTTCGTCAAACAACAGGTAAAGATGTGACTGTGACCGCAAAAAATCTTGAGAAAGAAATCAAAGTATCTCCCGATGGAAATTGGGGAATTTTGACCGATAAAATTGAAGATACAAAAAATAACAATGTATATGCATTCTATATTAAAAATATGAAAACACAGGAGATAAAACAGGTATACAGCTCAAATGTGTTTGCGACCGAAGATGCGGAGTGGATGAAGGACAATACAGTTCTGTTCGGTGGAATAGATAATACGAATGAAGATTACGCAAGAGTATTGATGATGTACAATCCAAAAAAAGATAAGATACAAGAACTGTTTCCTGCAAGCAGATACCGTTATTCTATGAAGAAACACAAAATTATCTATACCCATCAAACAGAAAATGAAAGAATGCGATTAGAATTGGGAACTCCTTATCTTTATGATGTTGCAACAAAGAAAAAAACTAAAATTACTCCTGAACAGTATGAAAAATGGGACGAGGAATACTGGCAGGAAAAATCCGTTGCTTCAAACAGTAAAAAATAA